One region of Lytechinus pictus isolate F3 Inbred chromosome 8, Lp3.0, whole genome shotgun sequence genomic DNA includes:
- the LOC129266204 gene encoding N-alpha-acetyltransferase 50-like: MTKGRKDLGDITSHNIKQLKKLNSVVFPVSYNDKFYKDVLEVGELAKLAYYNDIVVGAVCCRIDTTEQGARRLYIMTLGCLAPYRRLGIGTMMLKHVLDFCEKDGRIDNIYLHVQVNNDSAIDFYKKFEFEIIETKEHYYKRIEPADAHVLQKTLRTAVAQTSS, translated from the exons ATGACGAA aGGAAGAAAAGATCTAGGGGACATTACCTCCCACAATATAAAGCAGCTGAAGAAACTCAACTCTGTTGTCTTCCCTGTATCTTACAATGATAAATTCTACAAAGATGTCCTAGAAGTAGGAGAACTGGCTAAActtg CATATTACAATGACATTGTTGTCGGAGCAGTGTGCTGTAGGATAGATACAACAGAACAGGGAGCAAGACGTCTGTATATAATGACCTTGGGATGTCTTGCACCATACAGGAGACTTGGGATAG gcacCATGATGCTCAAACATGTTCTAGATTTCTGCGAGAAGGATGGACGCATTGATAATATATACTT ACATGTCCAGGTCAATAACGATTCTGCCATTGACTTCTACAAAAAGTTTGAATTTGAGATCATCGAGACGAAAGAGCATTACTACAAACGCATTGAACCCGCCGACGCACACGTACTTCAGAAGACTCTACGAACCGCCGTTGCTCAAACGTCGTCATGA
- the LOC129266202 gene encoding tubulin alpha-2/alpha-4 chain-like — MRECISIHVGQAGVQIGNACWELYCLEHGIQPDGQMPSDKTIGGGDDSFNTFFSETGAGKHVPRAVFVDLEPTVVDEVRTGTYRQLFHPEQLITGKEDAANNYARGHYTVGKELIDIVLDRIRKLADQCTGLQGFLIFHSFGGGTGSGFTSLLMERLSVDYGKKSKLEFAVYPAPQISTAVVEPYNSILTTHTTLEHSDCAFMVDNEAIYDICRRNLDIERPTYTNLNRLIGQIVSSITASLRFDGALNVDLTEFQTNLVPYPRIHFPLATYAPVISAEKAYHEQLTVAEITNACFEPANQMVKCDPRHGKYMSCCMLYRGDVVPKDVNAAIATIKSKRTVQFVDWCPTGFKVGINYQPPTVVPGGDLAKVQRAVCMLSNTTAIAEAWARLDHKFDLMYAKRAFVHWYVGEGMEEGEFSEAREDLAALEKDYEEVGVDSADAEGEEEGEEEF, encoded by the exons ATg CGTGAATGTATCTCTATCCATGTCGGTCAAGCCGGAGTCCAGATCGGTAATGCCTGCTGGGAGTTGTACTGCCTTGAGCACGGCATCCAGCCTGATGGTCAGATGCCATCAGACAAGACCATCGGAGGTGGTGATGACTCCTTCAACACCTTCTTCAGTGAGACTGGGGCTGGAAAACACGTTCCTCGGGCCGTATTTGTCGATCTCGAACCAACTGTTGTCG ATGAGGTACGCACCGGCACCTATCGCCAGCTTTTCCACCCAGAGCAACTGATCACCGGAAAAGAGGATGCTGCCAACAACTATGCCCGTGGGCATTACACCGTCGGAAAGGAGCTTATTGATATCGTCCTTGATAGGATCAGGAAGCTGGCTGACCAGTGCACTGGTCTTCAAGGATTCCTTATCTTCCATAGCTTCGGTGGTGGCACCGGCTCTGGCTTTACCTCCCTGCTAATGGAGCGTCTCTCTGTTGACTACGGAAAGAAGTCCAAGCTTGAGTTCGCCGTCTATCCAGCTCCACAGATCTCCACAGCCGTTGTCGAGCCCTACAACTCCATCCTTACCACCCACACGACCTTGGAACATTCCGATTGTGCCTTCATGGTCGACAACGAGGCAATCTACGATATCTGCCGTCGTAACCTCGACATCGAGCGTCCCACCTACACCAACCTGAACCGcctcattggtcagatcgtCTCCTCAATCACTGCTTCTCTGCGATTCGATGGCGCCCTCAACGTCGATCTGACAGAGTTTCAGACCAACTTGGTACCCTATCCTCGCATCCATTTCCCACTGGCTACCTATGCTCCAGTTATTTCTGCCGAGAAGGCATACCACGAGCAGCTCACTGTTGCTGAGATCACCAACGCTTGCTTCGAGCCCGCCAACCAGATGGTGAAGTGCGATCCTCGTCATGGTAAATACATGTCATGTTGCATGCTGTACCGAGGTGATGTCGTCCCAAAGGATGTCAATGCTGCCATTGCAACCATCAAGAGCAAGCGTACAGTCCAGTTCGTTGACTGGTGTCCAACTGGCTTCAAGGTCGGTATCAACTACCAACCACCCACTGTCGTTCCCGGTGGTGACCTTGCCAAGGTCCAACGTGCCGTCTGCATGTTGAGCAATACAACAGCAATCGCCGAAGCCTGGGCCCGTCTTGACCACAAGTTCGATCTGATGTACGCCAAGCGTGCTTTCGTCCATTGGTACGTCGGAGAGGGTATGGAGGAAGGAGAGTTCTCCGAGGCCCGTGAAGATTTAGCTGCTCTTGAGAAAGATTATGAAGAGGTCGGAGTTGATTCCGCCGATGCAGAGGGTGAAGAAGAAGGTGAAGAAGAATTCTAA